A region of Catharus ustulatus isolate bCatUst1 chromosome 9, bCatUst1.pri.v2, whole genome shotgun sequence DNA encodes the following proteins:
- the BARHL2 gene encoding barH-like 2 homeobox protein — translation MEGPSGSSFGIDTILSGGSTGSPGVMNGDFRPHGDGRPADFRSQATPSPCSEIDTVGTAPSSPISVSMEHPEPHLGVAESLPPPPHHLHLGPHPPPPPSLQPSPPQPPPPQLGSASSGPRTSTSSFLIKDILGDSKPLAACAPYSTSVPSPHHTPKQEGSAAPESFRPKLEQEDGKAKLDKRDDTQGDIKCHGTKEEGDREISSSRDSPPVRAKKPRKARTAFSDHQLNQLERSFERQKYLSVQDRMDLAAALNLTDTQVKTWYQNRRTKWKRQTAVGLELLAEAGNYSALQRMFPSPYFYHPSLLGSMDSTTAAAAAAAMYSSMYRTPPAPHPQLQRPLVPRVLIHGLGPGGQPALNPLANPMPGTPHPR, via the exons ATGGAGGGGCCGAGCGGGTCCAGCTTCGGGATAGATACGATCCTGTCGGGTGGCAGCACCGGCAGCCCCGGAGTCATGAACGGAGATTTTCGCCCCCACGGCGACGGCCGGCCGGCGGATTTTAGGAGCCAGGCCACGCCGTCCCCTTGCTCGGAAATCGACACGGTGGGGACGGCGCCCTCATCGCCTATCTCGGTGAGCATGGAGCACCCCGAGCCGCACCTGGGGGTGGCGGAAagcctcccgccgccgccgcaccACCTCCACCTCGGCCCacacccgccgccgccgccgagtTTGCAGCCGTCGCCCCCGCAGCCACCGCCGCCACAGCTGGGCTCGGCCAGCTCCGGCCCCAGGACTTCCacctcttcttttttaattaaggaCATTTTGGGCGACAGCAAACCGCTAGCGGCGTGTGCACCTTATAGTACCAGCGTCCCCTCTCCCCACCACACTCCCAAGCAGGAGGGCAGCGCGGCCCCGGAGAGCTTCAGGCCCAAACTCGAGCAGGAGGACGGTAAAGCCAAGCTCGACAAGCGCGACGACACGCAGGGGGACATCAAATGCCACG GGACAAAGGAAGAGGGCGATCGGGAGATCAGCAGCAGCCGGGACAGCCCGCCAGTGCGGGCCAAGAAGCCTCGGAAGGCACGAACAGCCTTCTCCGACCATCAGCTCAACCAGCTGGAGCGCAGCTTCGAGCGGCAGAAGTACCTGAGTGTGCAGGACCGCATGGACTTGGCCGCCGCCCTCAACCTCACCGACACGCAGGTCAAAACCTGGTACCAGAACCGGAG GACGAAGTGGAAGCGACAGACGGCGGtgggcctggagctgctggccgAGGCCGGGAACTACTCAGCGCTGCAGCGGATGTTCCCCTCGCCCTATTTCTATCACCCCAGCCTGCTGGGCAGCATGGACAGCACGACGGCGGCTGCGGCGGCCGCAGCCATGTACAGCAGCATGTACCGGACTCCCCCCGCGCcgcacccccagctccagcgGCCGCTGGTGCCGCGGGTGCTGATCCACGGGCTGGGGCCCGGCGGGCAGCCGGCCCTCAACCCCCTGGCCAACCCTATGCCCGGCACCCCGCACCCCCGGTGA